A genomic stretch from Myxocyprinus asiaticus isolate MX2 ecotype Aquarium Trade chromosome 24, UBuf_Myxa_2, whole genome shotgun sequence includes:
- the LOC127414932 gene encoding plasmanylethanolamine desaturase-like translates to MLKRDECDWWREETRNKADRGLEFRMRNQRQRIRYARIGLNMASAESKSRASENFHTPEASGSDQPGARWGPQHAGARELAELYSPGKRCQELSSVIICFTLMAFNFCYLVTYFHLGHSWYILLSIVAGILTADFASGLVHWGADTWGSVDLPIFGKAFIRPFREHHIDPTAITRHDFIETNGDNCMLTIIPLANMAANFMMLSPVEIYRNYPWYCYIFALAIFVTLTNQIHKWSHTYFGLPRWVTFLQDCHIILPRKHHRVHHVSPHETYFCITTGWLNYPLEKLGFWRNLEDLIQSVTGEKPRSDDLRWAQKTK, encoded by the exons ATGCTGAAGCGGGACGAGTGCGATTGGTGGAGGGAGGAGACCCGGAACAAGGCAGACCGAGGCTTGGAGTTCAGGATGCGGAATCAACGGCAACGCATTCGCTACGCCCGAATCGGACTGAATATGGCGAGCGCCGAGAGCAAAAGCAGAGCTTCGGAAAACTTTCATACACCCGAAGCAAGTGGATCAGACCAGCCGGGCGCAAGATGGGGTCCACAGCACGCGGGTGCTCGAGAGCTCGCGGAATTATACTCGCCAG gaAAACGATGTCAGGAATTGAGCAGTGTGATTATTTGCTTTACACTCATGGCCTTCAACTTCTGTTACCTAGTAACATATTTCCACCTGGGACACTCCTGGTACATCCTCCTCAGCATTG TGGCAGGAATTTTGACTGCAGATTTTGCCTCTGGTCTGGTCCACTGGGGTGCTGACACATGGGGGTCGGTGGATCTGCCAATCTTTGGGAAG GCCTTCATTCGCCCGTTTCGAGAGCACCACATCGATCCAACAGCTATAACGCGGCATGATTTCATTGAGACAAATGGTGATAACTGTATGTTAACCATCATCCCTCTGGCTAACATGGCTGCAAACTTCATGATGCTCTCACCAG TGGAGATCTATCGGAACTACCCCTGGTACTGTTACATCTTTGCTCTAGCCATTTTTGTTACATTGACCAATCAGATCCATAAATGGTCGCACACATATTTTGGGCTCCCACGCTGGGTGACGTTTCTTCAGGACTGTCACATCATATTACCAAGGAAACACCACAGAGTTCACCACGTTTCACCTCATGAGACCTACTTCTGCATTACCACAG gCTGGTTGAACTATCCTCTAGAGAAATTGGGATTCTGGAGGAACCTAGAAGATCTGATTCAGAGCGTGACAGGAGAGAAACCCAGATCAGATGACCTCAGATGGGCCCAGAAAACCAAGTAA
- the LOC127414935 gene encoding CCAAT/enhancer-binding protein beta-like, which translates to MEVAGFYEGDYLAFNSANTISSPVSAGVCKQPTNGPMTKLHDISDHEKAIDFSIYLDSQYQHLANQDESRHRGVGIYADFLSEENKSKRLAALQNYKNYISLTERDLNQLAYSELQETRINTVLSPDFQGSFAKSNWRHDHNEEPQMDGSGGFDMRSYLPYQNAPSGSLGNISTASSSCSSPPGTPAPPGKGRSPQPGGKMASSGKGKKRLEKDSDEYKQRRERNNLAVRKSRDKAKMRNQETQHKVLELAAENDRLQKRVEQLSRELATLRNLLSATGQC; encoded by the coding sequence atggaAGTGGCCGGTTTTTACGAGGGGGACTACCTCGCTTTCAACAGCGCAAACACCATCAGCAGTCCGGTCAGCGCCGGCGTATGCAAGCAGCCCACTAACGGCCCCATGACGAAGCTTCATGACATCTCTGATCACGAGAAAGCAATAGACTTCAGCATCTATTTGGACTCTCAGTACCAGCATCTGGCCAACCAAGACGAAAGCCGGCACCGCGGAGTGGGGATCTACGCCGACTTTCTCTCGGAGGAAAACAAGAGCAAGAGACTGGCAGCGTTACAAAACTACAAGAACTACATTTCGCTGACCGAACGCGACCTGAACCAACTGGCGTATTCGGAGCTACAGGAGACGCGCATCAACACAGTGCTCAGCCCGGACTTTCAGGGCAGTTTTGCCAAAAGTAACTGGCGACACGATCACAACGAAGAGCCGCAAATGGATGGTTCTGGGGGCTTTGACATGCGCTCGTATCTGCCGTACCAGAACGCTCCGAGCGGGAGCCTGGGCAATATTTCCACCGCGTCCTCCTCCTGCTCAAGTCCACCAGGTACACCTGCGCCGCCAGGTAAGGGAAGGTCACCTCAGCCGGGCGGCAAAATGGCCTCCAGTGGCAAAGGGAAGAAGAGGCTGGAGAAAGACAGCGACGAGTACAAACAGCGGCGGGAGAGGAACAATCTTGCAGTGCGCAAAAGCAGAGACAAAGCCAAAATGCGCAACCAGGAGACACAGCACAAAGTGCTGGAACTGGCGGCGGAGAACGACCGGTTACAAAAGCGCGTGGAACAGCTGTCCCGGGAGCTGGCGACGCTGCGGAACCTGCTCTCCGCCACCGGCCAGTGCTGA